The stretch of DNA TGTCACGGCAGAGGGGTTTGCCGAAGGGATCGTCAAGGCGGCAGCCGATGCCTTCGGCGCCATCCACATTCTGGTGAACAATGCCGGTTACACCTGGGACGGTGTGGTTCACAAGATGACCGACAACATGTTCGATGCCATGATGAACATCCATGTCAAGGCACCTTTTCGGATCATCCGCGCAGCGGCCCCCTATTTCAGGGATGCGGCCAAGAAGGAGATGGCCGAGGGCGCTTCGGTGGCACGCAAGATCGTCAATATTTCGTCCATGGCCGGTACCTCCGGCAACGCGGGCCAGGCCAACTACTCTTCGGCCAAGTCGGCGGTGCTGGGCCTGACCAAGACCATGGCCAAGGAGTGGGGCCGTTTCAACGTGCAGAGCAACTGCGTGGCCTACGGCTGGATCGACACCCGCCTGACCAAGGCCAAGGAAAATGTGGAGGGACTGGAGCGCGACGGCCAAAAAGTGTCCATCGGCATCCCCGAGGCCCAGCGCCAGGCCATGACCATGATGATCCCCATGGGCCGACCGGGAACGCCGGAAGAGGCCGCTTCGGTAATCGCCTTTCTGGCCTCCCCGCTTTCCAACTATGTTTCCGGGCAGGTCATCGAGGTCAGCGGTGGACTGGGGGGGGTATGATCCTGGTCGCCTAAATGAACAAAGGAACAATAAAGGAGTAAACCGATGCCCTTGAACTTGGAACTCATCGGAAAAAAGACCGAACCGACGCCTTTTACGTACAACCAGGACTCTGTGATCCTCTACGCCCTGGGCGTGGGTGCGGGCGTGGATGAGCTTGATTTCGTTTACGAAAAAAATCTCAAGGTGCTGCCCACCTTTGCGGTCATACCGATTCTGCCCAGCATGGGGCCGTTGATGAAAAATTCGGGCATCAACATGCCCGCCGTGCTGCACGGTGAACAGAAGATCATTTTGCACGCCGCCATCCCCGATGCGGGGACGCTTTACAGCGTTGGCGAGTGGGAATCGGTGTACGACAAGGGCGACAAAGGGGCTGTCCTCAACTTCGGTTTTCAAACCTATGACCAAGAAGACCGGCTCGTTTTTGAAAACAAGATCGTGATAGTGGACCGCAGCGCGGGCAATTTCGGGGGAGACCGGGGACCGAAGGGTGAGAAGATCGATCCGCCCGAGGGAAAACAAGCGGACTTTTCCGTGACCTACGCCATTTCCAAAGACCAGGCAGCCCTATACCGGCTCAGCGGCGACAAGAATCCCCTGCACGTCGATCCCGAGTTTGCCAAAAAAGGCAAACTTCCGGCCCCTATCCTGCATGGCCTTTGCACCTATGGTCATGCCGGCCGGGCCATACTGCACAGCGTGTGCGACGGGGAGCCGTCCAAACTGAAGTCGTTTGCGGCCCGCTTCATGAACGTTGTCTTTCCCGGTGAGACCATAACGGTCGACGGTTGGAAAAGGGAGACGGGAGGGGTTGTCATCCAGGTGAAAGCCGGCGATGGCCGTCTGATTCTGGGCAATGCCCTGGCTGAGCTTGCATGACTCTCGCGATGAACAAAACCCTTCAAGGGTGAAACCAATGCCGAGTCCTATGGACCCGGGTATCTACTTTAGGGGAAGTGAACATGGACTTCAAACTGACCGAAGCAGAGAAATTGAAGCAGCAGGAATTCGAGGAATTCTTTAATGCCGAAATGAAAAACGCCCCGCCGAAGTACGGCAACGGCGGCCTGGAAGGCATCTACGACACGGAGGAGGGATTCGCCTTCCACAAATACATGGCCGGGAAACTGGCGGAAAAGGGCTGGCTCTCCATGGGATGGCCCAAAGCATATGGGGGCCAGGAGGCGTCCATCATGGAGCAGGTCATATTCGATGAGGTCAGGGGCTACTACAACGCCCCTGGGGTGGACGGCTTTGCCGTGGGCATGTTCGCCCCCACGCTGATAGCGGGGGCCAGCGAAGAGCAGAAGGCGCGGCTGTTGCCGCCCATCAGGGACGGAAAGGCGTTTTACTGCCAGGGGTGGAGCGAACCCGATGCAGGTTCGGACTTGGCCTCCCTGACCACGACAGCCGTCCGCGAGGGGGACCATTACGTGGTCAACGGACAGAAAACGTGGACCACCGGCGCACACCGCGCCGAGTACATGTTTCTGCTGGCCCGCACCGACCCCGAGTCGAAACGGGGCAAGGGGCTTTCCGTCTTTCACCTGCGCATGGACCTGCCGGGCGTACAGGTGCGCCCGCTTCTGTTCATGAACGGCAAGCACGTTTACAATGAAGTTTTTTTCAACGACGTGAAAGTCCCCGCCGAAGATTTGATCGGCGTGGAGGGGGAGGGCTGGGCCCTGACGCGCCAGACCATGAATTTCGAAAGGAGCGGGGCCGGCGGGTTTTCAGGTGCAAAGCGCTATCTCGAAGAGCTGATGGGCTATTCCAAAAAGACGCTTCGAAACGGCAAACCCCTGTCCAAAGACCCCGACACGCGGCGTAAAATAGCCGAGCTGTTTATCGGGGCGGAAGTAGGACGAACGCTGGCTTACAAAATTGCCTGGATGCATCAGAAGGGTGATTTCGCCGGCCTGATTACCGCGGCCTCCGCCTCCAAGCTTTTTTCGACCGAGCTGGCTCAAAAGCTGGCCAATTACGCGACGGAGGTGATGGGGCTTTACGGTCAGCTGGAAGACGACCCCCTGGCACCCATGGGCGGCGCCATGACGGAACTGTATCAGATGAGCAAAGGCGCCACCATTTTTGCCGGGACCAACGAAATCCAGCGCAACCTTATTGCCTGGGTGGGGCTGGGATTGCCGCGCTTAAAATTCAAATAAATTTTCATGCTTCATTGGACGATGCCCGCATGATTTATGAACTGGTTTCATGCTCCGGCGTACGTCGGCCGGCATGAAGATTTATATGGAGGAAATCAATCAATGGATCTGGATTTCAGTAAAGAGCAGGAAATGCTGCGCAAGTCGGTGGCCGAGTTTCTGTCCAAGGAATGCCCTTTCGACACCGTCAGGGAGATCGAGGACAGTGACGAGGGATTCGATAAGAAAATGTGGAAAAAAATGGCCGAATTGGGATGGATGGAGCTTCACTTCCCCGAGGCCTACGGCGGATTGGGGGATCCCTTTGCCGACATGTCTATTATCATGGAGGAGATGGGCAGGAAGGCCTTCCCAAGCCCTTTTTTCTCCACGGTCATCCAATGCGGCCTGATCCTCGTGGAGGGCGCATCGGAAAAGCAGAAAAAAGTATTGCTGCCCAAGATCGCAGCCGGAAAAGAGATCATGGCCCTGGCGCAATACGAGGAAGAGGCCAGCTATCTCGAATCCGGGATCAGGCTGGAAGCCCGGCGCGAGGGCGACGATTATGTGCTAAACGGCAGGAAGCTGTTCGCCCTGGATGCCAATATCGCCGATGATATCATCGTTGCCGCCAGGACCGATGAGGGGGTAACGCTGTTTCTGGTGAGTGCGGGGGCGCCCGGTGTGACCATTGAGAAGATGCGGACGATCGGCAAGGACAACAATTGCACGGTCTCCTTAGACAAGGTCAGGGTGCCGGCGGCGGACACGGTCGGCGAACCGGGCCAGGGGTGGGCTATTCTCGAGAGGGTGGTCCCCAAGGCGATCGTGGCCAAGTGTGCCGAGATGCTCGGCGGGTGTGCGGAGTCCATTGCCATGACCGCAGCCTATGCCAAGGAACGGGTGCAGTACGGAACGCCCATCGGCGGGTTCCAGGCCATCCAGCACTACATGGCCAACATGCGCGTAGCCTATGACACCAGCATTTACTACCTTCACAAAGTGGCCTGGATGCTGGATCAGGACATGGATGCCGGCCAGGAGGTCTCGGCGCTCAAGGCGCAGGTGAACGAGCAGTACAAGTATATCACCGAGCGCGCGGTGCAGATCCACGGCGGTATCGGGACCACGCGGGAATTCAACATCGGCCTGTTCTACCGGCGGGCCAAGGCGTTCGAGTACATCCTCGGCGACACCGGGTATCATCTGGAGAAGATCGCCGACGCCCTGGAACTCTAGTTCATGATCAGAAGTCAGACGTGAGACGTCGAAAGTCAGAGGTCTCAGGGGATACGGCTCAGGGCGCAGGGCTCGAGGTGCAGACCGTTCAACGCGTGATGCTTTGAAATTGCCTTGGGCCTTGCGCCATGCGTTTTGCGTTTAACATTTCACGATTCACTACTCAACACCTGACGCGGGTTTATGGATCACTTGGATCCTTGGGCACTGGTTCCTTAAACCGTCTGATAACACTTTAGCTCAGTCAGTTGCTTATATCGTACCACCGAACACCGTGCGCATGTCTTCGTCCGTAAAACAGCGTTCCGATTCGTCGGGGTGCATGGCATCCTCTTCCATTTTGCGCCGGTCGTAGGCCGGGTCCAGAACCTGGTTGTAGTATTCGTGCTGGATCATGAGGTTCATGATTTCGCTGGTGCCGGTCCAGATCATGCCCAACCGGGTGTCCCGCAGGGCCCTTTCGATAGGGTAGACATCCGTGTAGCCAATGCCCCCCATGACCTGCATGGCGCCGTTGACCACGTCCCAGGCCGCTTCGGTGGCAAAGCGCTTTGCCTCGCTGACGATACGGCGCAGGTTGGGATAGTTTTCGTCCACGGCCCTGGCTGCCATGAAACAGATGCCGCGGGCGGCGTCGAGCCGGGTTACGGCATCGGCCACCTTGAAGCTGACGCCCTGGTAATTACGGATTTCCCGGCCGAAGGTCCTTCTTTTGTCGGTGTAGCGCACCGCCAGATCCAGGGCGCCCCAGACGCCCAGGCTTGCCGAAGCGGATGTCAGGCGCTCGGGGATCATCATCTGGTGAAAACAGAGGGCGCCCCCATGCAGTTCGCCCACGAGGTTTTCCCTGGGCACCTCGACATCCCTGAACACGAGCCGTCCGGTGCCGCCTCCCCGGCAGCCCATGAGGCCGTAAAGGTATTCGGTTTCCACGCCGGGTCCTTTGTCCACGATCAGGAGGCTGAGACGGCTGTATTTGTGGGCATCGGGGTCGAAGTTGGTTTTACAGTAGACCAGGAAGAAGTCGGCCCCTTCGGCGCCGACCACAAACCGTTTCATGCCGTTTAAGACAAAGTGGTCGCCTTTCAATTCGGCCCGGGTCATGGCGCCGAAAAAGTCCGACCCGCCGCGGGGCTCGGTGAGTGCTTCGGCCGCCACCAGGCTACCCTCGATATAGGGCTTCAGGTATTTCTGTTTCTGTTCCTCGGTTCCGAAGACGTTCAACGCTTCGCCCACGATGGACGGCATCACGAAGGCGCATCCCAGGGCCATGCCCAGGCAGCCGATCTCCTCGTTGGCGGCGACTTCCGCTACCCAATTCATCCCGCGCCCACCGTACTTTCGGGGGAAACGGATTCCCCGCAATCCCCTGTCCGCCAGTTTCTGCACGAATTCGCGCGGGTAGGTGATGTCGTCGTTGTCCATCCGCCGTAAAAAATCGCCGGTAATTTCTTCGCTGACGAATCGGCGCACCTCTTTTTTCAGTTCCTGTTCTTCCGGGGTGAGCAGAAAATCATACATGATGCCTCCTTGAAAGATGTAATACTTTTCACATAGAAAGCGATGAAATGTGAAAAAAAGGTGTTAATATATCGATCAGCATCGATCATCGTGCGGGTGCAAAATGTCAATAAACATATTATAACATTCTGAAAAATATAAGATTAATTATAAAATTATCATTTGTGCATACATTTTGCAAGAACTTTGAGGGATAACGATGCATTCAATTTGGGTGATATGAAATCAAGGTTTTAAAAGGATGAAGATTATGAAAACGCTTAAAAAAAGTGACTGGCTGTTGGCTGCGCTGGTTTTCTTGCTTTTAGCCGCTTGCAGCGGGGGCTCCGGTTCGGACAGCGGCGCTTCGAACACCACGGGAACCCTGTCGGTGGGGCTTACGGATGCCTCCACGGAAGACTACCAGGCCGTTTATGTCACCATTGACGAGGTGCGCGTTCACCGCTGCGACACGGAGCCGGAGGGAGAAGTCGTGCCGGCGGACGCACAAGATGACGGTTTGGAGGACGACGCCTGCGACGGTCAAGGCACCTGGATCACCATGGCGACCCCTCATAAGACGTACAACCTCCTGGAACTGGTGAACGGGAAAGTCGCCTCCCTCGGAGTCGCCGAACTGGCGACGGGAACCTACTCCCAGATGCGGCTCTATCTCGGCGAGACAGCGGATGACGGGCTCAACATACTGGAAGAATCTCACCCGTATCCGAATTATGTGATCGTGGACGATGTTGCCCATGAATTGAAGGTCCCCAGCGGATACCAGAGCGGCATCAAGCTGGTCCACGCGTTCCAGATCGTGGCGGGCTCCACCGTGGATCTCCTGCTGGACTTTGACGCTGCCAAGTCCGTGGTCAAGGCCGGCAAGAGCGGCAAACGCGCGCTCAAGCCTGTCATCAAGATTTTGGGCACCGTCAATCTGGCCACTCTGAGCGGTGTGGTGACGGACGACCAGCAAACCGGCCTCGGCGGTGTCGAGGTTGCCGTGCAGACCTTTAATGACCAGGCGGCAGACCCCAAGGACCGTGTGACGTCCGTTACGACCACCTATACCGCTGCCGGCCAGGAAAATGTCGAACCGTACCAGGACGATAAGGGACAGTACCTGGTGCGCCTCCTCCCCGGCAGCTACAATATTGCCGTCTATGAACCGGGCTTCTTCCCGCAGTGCCGGAGTGTCACGCCCGAATCGGGCGACGTTCTGAATGCCGATTTCAGCCTGGTGCCGGCCGGAACCGGGAGCGTGACCGTCACCATCGAAAACTCTCCGGAGGTGGGCGATACGGAAATAATCCTGAGTTTCCGCCAGACCTGCCCCAACGAAGAGCCGTTCGAGGTGGTCGCACTGCCGTACGTCGACGGGTTCCAGGTCGATCTGCCGGGCCGGTATGACCCAGATGATCCTCCCGTCGAATATGAACTCGTGGTTTCGGCGGAGGGCTGGGAAACGCATGTCGAAACGGTCGTTGTGGCGGCAGGAGAAATCAGCGAGTATCCGGTCAGCCTGACGGCAACCCCTTCCCCCCTTTAATGGTACCCGGGCGCGTCTGCCGTTGGAAGGCGGGCAGCCCCCCGGCAGCATGGCTCGCACGCTCCGTCGATTGCAGCGGAGCGTGCGAGCCCCCTTTTGCATGTGCTCCCCGCACGTACTTTCCGGAAAGCGTTTTTTACGCCAACCCCCTTGCCGACCAGCCGCTTTGCCTATTGACATCCCGTGCGTTTTACCGCATAATCAATCCCTTGTTGTCGGTGTAGGTTTGTTTTTCCGTGGTCCTAACATGTCAAATAAAAAGGAGAATGAAATGAGGAGAGTAACTGTTATAATTGCATTGTTGGCCATGACGGCGTTGTTGGTTTCACCTTGCGCATGGGCTGCCAAGGAAATCAAGATCGGTTTCAACATTCCACTGACTGGCGACAACCCGGATGTCGGCGCTTCTTCGAAAAATGCGGCCGAAATGTATCTGAAGGAAAACCCGACTGTTAAGGCCGGCGGTGAGACCTACAACCTGAAGTTCGTCTACGAGGACAACGAGTACAAACCCGAGTCCGCCGTCAAGATCAACACCAAGCTCATCACCGAGGAGGGCGTTCTGGGCATCATCGGGCCGCAGTCCTCCAGCCAGGCGGTACCTGCCGGCGAGGTAGCCAACAACAACCAGACCCCCATGATCAGCCCGTGGTCCACCAACCCGAACACCACGTTAGACCGCCCGTACGTCTTCCGCGGGTGTTTCCTGGATCCCTTCCAGGGACCGGTGGCCGCCAATTTTGCCACGGATGAACTGGGCGCTAAGAAGGCGGCCGTGATTTATGACATCGCTGCCGACTATCCCAAGGGCCTGGCCGAAAATTTCAAAGAGGCCTTCGAAAAGATCCATGGCCCGGGATCGGTGGTCGCGTTTGAAAGCTTCACCACCGGCGACAAGGACTTTTCGGCTCAGATGACCAACATCGTCATGTCCAAGGCCGATGTCCTTTTTATTCCCCAGTATTACTCCGAAGTGCCGCTGATCATCCGTTCGGCCAAGGAGATGGGGTGGACGCGCGACATCCTGGGCGCCGATGCCTGGGGCGGCGGTGACCTGATGGGTCTTTGCGGGGACGACTGCAAGGGGTACTACTTTTCCACGCACTATGCCGCAGCCGGCGCCAAGGGCGCCACCAAGGCGTTTATCGATGCCTACACCGAGCAATACGGCAAAACCCCGGACGATGTCGCGGCGCTCACCTGGGACACCATCGGCCTCATGGTTCAGGCCATCAAAGACACCGGCGGGTTGTCGGGAAATATCAAGAGCGACCGCACCAAGGTCAAGGATGCCCTGGCGGGTATCAAAGACTTTCCCGGCATCACCGGCACCATGACCTTTACGCCGGACGGCGACCCCAAGAAGTGTGCGGTCATCGTACAGATCAATGAGCAGGGTCAGTTCGCTTTCCACAAGTCCGTCTGCCCCAAATAAATTCACGGGAATTTATTTGTAAGATTGTCACAACAAGCGCCCACTGTGTGTTGTTAACGCGGTGGGCGCTTATATTAAGAAGATTTATTTTGGAGGAAAACGCATGACCTTCAACTTTTTCATGCAGAACCTCATCAACGCCCTCCAGTGGGGAAGTTTTTATGCCCTGATCGCACTGGGCTACTCCATGGTTTACAGCATTCTCATGCTGTTCAACTTCGCCCACGGGGACATTTTCATGGTGGGCGCCTACATCGGGCTGGGCGTGTCCACCGGACTGCTGGCCCTGGTGGGGACCGGAGCGACCGCTATATTGCCGGGCTGGTCGGTTCTGGTGTTGACCATCCTGATATCCATGTTCCTGACGGCTTTTGTGGGGATTATCGTGGAGAGGGTCGGGTATCGTCCGCTGCGCGACGCTCCCCGTGCCTCCGCCGCCATTACCGGTTTGATGATCGGCATCATCCTGGAAACAGGCAACATTCTGTTTCTGGGCGGATCGCGCCTCAAGTTCCCCCAGCTCATCCAATCCGTCACCTACAACATCGGTGGGGTCTACGTGACCAACAAGAAAATCATGATCGTGTTGGTTTCACTCGGGTTGATGCTGGCCCTGCACCAGTTCGTGACGCGTACCAAGTATGGCATGGCCATGCGGGCCATGGCCTACGATTACCTGGTCATCCCCCTGATGGGCGTATCCATGAACCGGGTGGCCGTCATGACCTTTGCCATCGGTTCGGCTCTGGCGGCGGCGGCGGGAATCCTTTTCGGATTGGCCTATCCGGTGTTGGACCCCTACATGGGGGTCAGTTTCGGATGGAAAGCCTTTGTAGCGGCGATTCTTGGGGGGCGCGGCTCAATTATGGGGGCCTGTATCGCCGGGTTCATGCTGGGATTCATCGAAATCATGACCGTACCGGCCATCCAGATCGTGAACCGCCTTTTCGAGCTGAATATCGGATCGAATTTGAGAGACCTGATCGCATATTCCATCGTCTTGCTGATTCTCATATTCAGACCCCACGGGCTGTTCGGCGAGGCATATAGTGCCAAACTGCGTCTGTAATATTTTTAAGGATAAAATAAATGTCTGCTACCGCTGAATTAAAACAGACAAATGGTTTCAAAAGCCTTTTCAAAAGGCTTTATGGCAACGCTCCCCTTCTGGGAATTCTCTTGGGATTTTTTATCTGCACCCTTTGGGAAATGCTGATCGGCGAAACGCTGGCTTCATGGCTGCTTCTGCCCAAAATGCCCATTCTGTTCGGTATGGTGACCGTATCCAAGGTGTTTGCCGGGCTGATCAACCTGGCGATCAAAGGGACGCCTTTTGAGTGGTTTTCGCTGATCCACGTGCCCATGGCGCTGATCTACTTCGGTGTGGTCTACGCCGTTCCCCTGGCCGTCGTTATCCGGTTGACGGTCCGGTCGGCCAACGCCGTTGCCCGGTCCCTTCAACAACTGCCGCTCATCGTGACGGCGCTGGTGCACCTGGGGATGCTGTACGCCATCTTCCACTTCTGGGCGGGGTTGAGCGATTACCGGCTGATTTCGTTGAAATTGACGCTCATTGCCGTCCTGCTGACCCTCAGCTTGAACATCATCAACGGCTACATGGGGGAATTTTCCTGCTCCCATCCGGGCTTCATGGCCGTGGGCGCCTATATGTCCTCCGTGTTTACGGTCGGGCTTTTCGTCAACGACAAAGTGCTCGGAGATGCGCTGCTGGGTGTTCCCATGGCATATGTGAGCTTCCCCCTCGCCCTGATTTTCGGCGGTCTGTGTGCATCCCTGTGCGCGCTGGTGGTTGCCGTCCCTTCCTTCCGGACACGGGGGGACTACCTGGCCATTATCAGTCTGGCGTTCCTGTTCATCGTCAAGAGTTTTTTCGAGAACATGCAGTCATTGGGCGGTGCCAGGGGCATCATGGGGCAGCCCAACTGGGCGACGCTCCCGGTTATATTCGTTGTCGTTGTGTTCGGGGTATGGGCCATCAACAATTTCGTGAATTCCACGCTCGGCAAGGCGCTCAATGCCGTGCGGGACGATGAGATGGCCGCTGATGCCATGACCGTAAACACCCGCAAAACCAAAATGGTCGCCTTCCTTTTCGGGGCTTTCTGGGCCGGGATGGCCGGCGGGCTTCTGGCCCACGTGCTGCGGTTCATCAACCCGGCCATGTTCGGCATACAAAAGCTGGCGGAGGTTCTGGCAATGGTCTATTTCGGCGGCCTCAATTCGGTTTACGGATCCATTGTGGGGGCCGTTTCCATCAGTCTGCTGGGCGAGGTTCTGCGGCCGCTGGAAATCCTGAAATGGATTGTCATCCCCCTGCTGCTTATTCTGGTGATGGTTTACAGACCCACCGGCCTGGTCGCGTTCAAGACGTTCAATGTGCGCGAGGCTTTCGGACCAAAGGAGGTGGAGTAGGATGCCGCTGCTCGAAGTCACAGATATGAGTCATTCTTTCGGCGGGCTCAAAGCCGTTTCCAACTACAACTTGAGCCTTGAACCCGGACAGATTACCGGGCTGATCGGCCCCAACGGTGCGGGGAAAACAACTATATTTAATCTGATAACCGGTATCTACAAACCCATGGTAGGCGAGGTCCGCTTGAACGGGACCAACATGGTCGGCAAAAGGCCCGACCAGATCGCCGCCAAGGGAATCGGGCGTACTTTTCAGGAGATGCGGCTGTGGCGGCACATGACGGTTATGGAGCATGTCATGATGGCCCGCTATTCCAAACTTTCCTACGGCCTGTTCGGTGCTTTCCTGGACAGCCCCAAACGAAGGACGGAAGAGATAGCTTCCGAGGCACTGGCCCTGGAATACATGGAACTGTTCGGCGTGGACCAGTATGCGGATCAGCTGGTGGTCAATTTGC from Deltaproteobacteria bacterium encodes:
- a CDS encoding ABC transporter ATP-binding protein: MPLLEVTDMSHSFGGLKAVSNYNLSLEPGQITGLIGPNGAGKTTIFNLITGIYKPMVGEVRLNGTNMVGKRPDQIAAKGIGRTFQEMRLWRHMTVMEHVMMARYSKLSYGLFGAFLDSPKRRTEEIASEALALEYMELFGVDQYADQLVVNLPYGAQRRVEMARALATEPQVLLLDEPTVGMTPEEMEDMIMVVRKAHERFNLAIFLIEHRLRVVRELCQHVQTLVFGEVLVEGTPEEVQNHPKVIEAYIGEQEIDF
- a CDS encoding DUF4382 domain-containing protein, whose protein sequence is MKTLKKSDWLLAALVFLLLAACSGGSGSDSGASNTTGTLSVGLTDASTEDYQAVYVTIDEVRVHRCDTEPEGEVVPADAQDDGLEDDACDGQGTWITMATPHKTYNLLELVNGKVASLGVAELATGTYSQMRLYLGETADDGLNILEESHPYPNYVIVDDVAHELKVPSGYQSGIKLVHAFQIVAGSTVDLLLDFDAAKSVVKAGKSGKRALKPVIKILGTVNLATLSGVVTDDQQTGLGGVEVAVQTFNDQAADPKDRVTSVTTTYTAAGQENVEPYQDDKGQYLVRLLPGSYNIAVYEPGFFPQCRSVTPESGDVLNADFSLVPAGTGSVTVTIENSPEVGDTEIILSFRQTCPNEEPFEVVALPYVDGFQVDLPGRYDPDDPPVEYELVVSAEGWETHVETVVVAAGEISEYPVSLTATPSPL
- a CDS encoding acyl-CoA/acyl-ACP dehydrogenase, producing the protein MYDFLLTPEEQELKKEVRRFVSEEITGDFLRRMDNDDITYPREFVQKLADRGLRGIRFPRKYGGRGMNWVAEVAANEEIGCLGMALGCAFVMPSIVGEALNVFGTEEQKQKYLKPYIEGSLVAAEALTEPRGGSDFFGAMTRAELKGDHFVLNGMKRFVVGAEGADFFLVYCKTNFDPDAHKYSRLSLLIVDKGPGVETEYLYGLMGCRGGGTGRLVFRDVEVPRENLVGELHGGALCFHQMMIPERLTSASASLGVWGALDLAVRYTDKRRTFGREIRNYQGVSFKVADAVTRLDAARGICFMAARAVDENYPNLRRIVSEAKRFATEAAWDVVNGAMQVMGGIGYTDVYPIERALRDTRLGMIWTGTSEIMNLMIQHEYYNQVLDPAYDRRKMEEDAMHPDESERCFTDEDMRTVFGGTI
- a CDS encoding SDR family oxidoreductase translates to MEKMLKDRVAIITGSGRGIGQAAALIFAREGAKVVVSDIDLAPANETVEEIKKAGGEAIAFPGDVTAEGFAEGIVKAAADAFGAIHILVNNAGYTWDGVVHKMTDNMFDAMMNIHVKAPFRIIRAAAPYFRDAAKKEMAEGASVARKIVNISSMAGTSGNAGQANYSSAKSAVLGLTKTMAKEWGRFNVQSNCVAYGWIDTRLTKAKENVEGLERDGQKVSIGIPEAQRQAMTMMIPMGRPGTPEEAASVIAFLASPLSNYVSGQVIEVSGGLGGV
- a CDS encoding branched-chain amino acid ABC transporter permease, whose product is MTFNFFMQNLINALQWGSFYALIALGYSMVYSILMLFNFAHGDIFMVGAYIGLGVSTGLLALVGTGATAILPGWSVLVLTILISMFLTAFVGIIVERVGYRPLRDAPRASAAITGLMIGIILETGNILFLGGSRLKFPQLIQSVTYNIGGVYVTNKKIMIVLVSLGLMLALHQFVTRTKYGMAMRAMAYDYLVIPLMGVSMNRVAVMTFAIGSALAAAAGILFGLAYPVLDPYMGVSFGWKAFVAAILGGRGSIMGACIAGFMLGFIEIMTVPAIQIVNRLFELNIGSNLRDLIAYSIVLLILIFRPHGLFGEAYSAKLRL
- a CDS encoding acyl-CoA dehydrogenase family protein, which produces MDFKLTEAEKLKQQEFEEFFNAEMKNAPPKYGNGGLEGIYDTEEGFAFHKYMAGKLAEKGWLSMGWPKAYGGQEASIMEQVIFDEVRGYYNAPGVDGFAVGMFAPTLIAGASEEQKARLLPPIRDGKAFYCQGWSEPDAGSDLASLTTTAVREGDHYVVNGQKTWTTGAHRAEYMFLLARTDPESKRGKGLSVFHLRMDLPGVQVRPLLFMNGKHVYNEVFFNDVKVPAEDLIGVEGEGWALTRQTMNFERSGAGGFSGAKRYLEELMGYSKKTLRNGKPLSKDPDTRRKIAELFIGAEVGRTLAYKIAWMHQKGDFAGLITAASASKLFSTELAQKLANYATEVMGLYGQLEDDPLAPMGGAMTELYQMSKGATIFAGTNEIQRNLIAWVGLGLPRLKFK
- a CDS encoding acyl-CoA/acyl-ACP dehydrogenase, producing the protein MDLDFSKEQEMLRKSVAEFLSKECPFDTVREIEDSDEGFDKKMWKKMAELGWMELHFPEAYGGLGDPFADMSIIMEEMGRKAFPSPFFSTVIQCGLILVEGASEKQKKVLLPKIAAGKEIMALAQYEEEASYLESGIRLEARREGDDYVLNGRKLFALDANIADDIIVAARTDEGVTLFLVSAGAPGVTIEKMRTIGKDNNCTVSLDKVRVPAADTVGEPGQGWAILERVVPKAIVAKCAEMLGGCAESIAMTAAYAKERVQYGTPIGGFQAIQHYMANMRVAYDTSIYYLHKVAWMLDQDMDAGQEVSALKAQVNEQYKYITERAVQIHGGIGTTREFNIGLFYRRAKAFEYILGDTGYHLEKIADALEL
- a CDS encoding branched-chain amino acid ABC transporter permease; the encoded protein is MSATAELKQTNGFKSLFKRLYGNAPLLGILLGFFICTLWEMLIGETLASWLLLPKMPILFGMVTVSKVFAGLINLAIKGTPFEWFSLIHVPMALIYFGVVYAVPLAVVIRLTVRSANAVARSLQQLPLIVTALVHLGMLYAIFHFWAGLSDYRLISLKLTLIAVLLTLSLNIINGYMGEFSCSHPGFMAVGAYMSSVFTVGLFVNDKVLGDALLGVPMAYVSFPLALIFGGLCASLCALVVAVPSFRTRGDYLAIISLAFLFIVKSFFENMQSLGGARGIMGQPNWATLPVIFVVVVFGVWAINNFVNSTLGKALNAVRDDEMAADAMTVNTRKTKMVAFLFGAFWAGMAGGLLAHVLRFINPAMFGIQKLAEVLAMVYFGGLNSVYGSIVGAVSISLLGEVLRPLEILKWIVIPLLLILVMVYRPTGLVAFKTFNVREAFGPKEVE
- a CDS encoding enoyl-CoA hydratase, whose product is MPLNLELIGKKTEPTPFTYNQDSVILYALGVGAGVDELDFVYEKNLKVLPTFAVIPILPSMGPLMKNSGINMPAVLHGEQKIILHAAIPDAGTLYSVGEWESVYDKGDKGAVLNFGFQTYDQEDRLVFENKIVIVDRSAGNFGGDRGPKGEKIDPPEGKQADFSVTYAISKDQAALYRLSGDKNPLHVDPEFAKKGKLPAPILHGLCTYGHAGRAILHSVCDGEPSKLKSFAARFMNVVFPGETITVDGWKRETGGVVIQVKAGDGRLILGNALAELA
- a CDS encoding ABC transporter substrate-binding protein, which produces MRRVTVIIALLAMTALLVSPCAWAAKEIKIGFNIPLTGDNPDVGASSKNAAEMYLKENPTVKAGGETYNLKFVYEDNEYKPESAVKINTKLITEEGVLGIIGPQSSSQAVPAGEVANNNQTPMISPWSTNPNTTLDRPYVFRGCFLDPFQGPVAANFATDELGAKKAAVIYDIAADYPKGLAENFKEAFEKIHGPGSVVAFESFTTGDKDFSAQMTNIVMSKADVLFIPQYYSEVPLIIRSAKEMGWTRDILGADAWGGGDLMGLCGDDCKGYYFSTHYAAAGAKGATKAFIDAYTEQYGKTPDDVAALTWDTIGLMVQAIKDTGGLSGNIKSDRTKVKDALAGIKDFPGITGTMTFTPDGDPKKCAVIVQINEQGQFAFHKSVCPK